One Hordeum vulgare subsp. vulgare chromosome 4H, MorexV3_pseudomolecules_assembly, whole genome shotgun sequence DNA window includes the following coding sequences:
- the LOC123448176 gene encoding long chain acyl-CoA synthetase 6, peroxisomal-like isoform X1, which translates to MDATERRLRAVSAHLQPQATADRCTSDSLGPNPTAGEYAHVLGYSAVLPEKLKTGKWNVYRSAHSPITLIDRFSDHPDIGTLHDNFVNAVETFRDCRYLGTRVHADGTIGDYKWMTYGEAGTSRTAIGSGLICHGIPKGARVGLYFINRPEWTIVDNACSAYSYVSVPLYDTLGPDAVQFIVNHASVEAIFCVPQTLSTLLSFITQMPCVRLIVVVGGIDENMPSSPAAAGMEIITYSMLHRQGHMSPQPFRPPKPEDVATICYTSGTTGTPKGAVLSHANFIANVAGQDLGVKFYPSDVYISYLPLAHIYERTNQIWLLHRGVAIGFYQGDNLKLMDDLNTLKPTIFASVPRLYNKIYAAITNAVKESGGLKERLFHAAYNAKRQAIINGRNPSPVWDKLVFNKIKARLGGRVRVMSSGASPLSPDVMEFLRICFGGDILEGYGMTETSCVITLMDVGDISIGHVGSPNPACEVKLVDVPEMNYTSEDQPYPRGEICARGPIIFQGYYKDEVQTREVIDEDGWLHTGDIGLWLPGGLLKIIDRKKNIFKLAQGEYIAPEKIENVYAKCKFIAQCFVYGDSFNSCLVAVVAVEPEVLKSWAALEGIQYEDLRQLCSDPRARAAVLADMDSIGKEAQLRGFEFVKAVTLVAESFTLENGLLTPTFKVKRPQAKAYFAKEITDMYAQLLDAESARPKL; encoded by the exons ATGGACGCAACCGAGCGCCGCCTCCGCGCCGTCTCCGCCCACCTTCAGCCCCAAGCAACCGCCGACCGCTGCACCTCCGATAGCCTCGGCCCCAATCCCACCGCAGGGGAGTACGCCCACG TGCTTGGCTACAGCGCTGTCCTCCCTGAGAAGTTAAAGACTGGGAAGTGGAACGTGTACCG ATCTGCACATTCACCTATAACGCTGATAGATAGATTTTCAGACCACCCAGACATTGGGACGTTGCATGATAACTTTGT GAATGCAGTTGAGACTTTCAGAGATTGTAGATACCTAGGTACAAGGGTCCATGCAGATGGAACAATTGGAGA CTACAAATGGATGACTTATGGAGAAGCTGGCACAAGCAGGACTGCAATAGGTTCTGGCCTTATTTGTCATGGAATACCTAAA GGCGCACGTGTTGGTCTGTATTTTATAAATAGACCTGAGTGGACCATAGTTGACAATGCTTGTTCTGCGTATTCATATGTTTCTGTGCCACTATATGATACTCTTG GTCCAGATGCAGTTCAGTTCATTGTGAATCATGCATCAGTAGAGGCTATCTTCTGTGTTCCACAAACACTAAGCACT CTATTAAGCTTTATAACTCAAATGCCTTGTGTGCGCCTTATCGTG GTAGTTGGTGGAATCGATGAGAATATGCCATCTTCACCTGCAGCTGCTGGAATGGAAATTATAACCTATTCCATGCTACACAGACAG GGACATATGAGTCCTCAACCCTTTCGGCCTCCAAAACCTGAAGATGTTGCCACTATCTGCTACACTAGTGGCACTACTGGCACACCAAAG GGAGCTGTTCTTTCTCATGCGAATTTCATTGCAAATGTAGCAGGCCAGGACTTGGGCGTTAAGTTTTACCCCTCGGACGT GTACATTTCATATCTACCTTTGGCACACATCTATGAGAGAACTAACCAAATATGGCTCCTTCATCGCGGTGTTGCCATTGGGTTCTACCAAGGG GATAATTTGAAGCTGATGGATGATCTTAATACTCTGAAACCAACAATATTTGCGAGTGTTCCCCGGTTATATAACAAAATTTATGCTGC AATTACAAATGCTGTGAAGGAGTCTGGTGGGTTGAAAGAACGATTATTTCATGCTGCATATAATGCTAAGAGGCAAGCTATTATTAATG GACGGAATCCATCCCCAGTGTGGGATAAGTTGGTATTTAACAAAATAAAAGCTAGGCTGGGTGGACGAGTAAGAGTTATGTCTTCAGGTGCTTCTCCATTGTCGCCAGATGTAATGGAATTCCTCAGAAT ATGCTTTGGTGGTGATATTCTTGAAGGCTACGGAATGACAGAAACATCTTGCGTCATTACTTTAATGGATGTTGGTGATATATCAATTGGTCATGTTGGATCTCCCAATCCTGCTTGTG AGGTTAAACTTGTGGACGTCCCTGAAATGAATTACACATCTGAGGATCAACCATACCCTCGTGGAGAAATATGTGCCCGGGGACCTATAATATTCCAGGGTTACTATAAAGATGAAGTTCAAAC CAGAGAGGTCATTGATGAGGATGGTTGGTTGCATACTGGGGACATAGGTTTGTGGCTGCCTGGAGGGCTCCTAAAGATTATAGACAG GAAAAAGAATATTTTCaagttagctcaaggagaatacatagCTCCGGAGAAGATCGAGAATGTTTATGCTAAGTGCAAGTTCATTGCCCAGTGCTTTGTATATG GTGATAGCTTTAATTCTTGCCTAGTTGCCGTTGTAGCTGTTGAGCCAGAGGTGTTGAAGAGTTGGGCTGCATTAGAAGGAATCCAG TATGAGGATTTAAGACAGCTCTGTTCTGATCCTAGAGCAAGAGCTGCTGTGCTGGCTGACATGGATTCTATTGGGAAGGAAGCACAG CTAAGAGGTTTTGAGTTTGTCAAAGCTGTTACTCTTGTTGCTGAATCATTTACACTAGAAAATGGCCTCCTCACCCCAACATTCAAG GTCAAAAGACCGCAAGCAAAGGCGTATTTTGCAAAAGAAATCACAGATATGTATGCACAACTGCTTGATGCAGAGTCGGCCAGGCCCAAGTTGTAA
- the LOC123448176 gene encoding long chain acyl-CoA synthetase 6, peroxisomal-like isoform X2 — protein MTYGEAGTSRTAIGSGLICHGIPKGARVGLYFINRPEWTIVDNACSAYSYVSVPLYDTLGPDAVQFIVNHASVEAIFCVPQTLSTLLSFITQMPCVRLIVVVGGIDENMPSSPAAAGMEIITYSMLHRQGHMSPQPFRPPKPEDVATICYTSGTTGTPKGAVLSHANFIANVAGQDLGVKFYPSDVYISYLPLAHIYERTNQIWLLHRGVAIGFYQGDNLKLMDDLNTLKPTIFASVPRLYNKIYAAITNAVKESGGLKERLFHAAYNAKRQAIINGRNPSPVWDKLVFNKIKARLGGRVRVMSSGASPLSPDVMEFLRICFGGDILEGYGMTETSCVITLMDVGDISIGHVGSPNPACEVKLVDVPEMNYTSEDQPYPRGEICARGPIIFQGYYKDEVQTREVIDEDGWLHTGDIGLWLPGGLLKIIDRKKNIFKLAQGEYIAPEKIENVYAKCKFIAQCFVYGDSFNSCLVAVVAVEPEVLKSWAALEGIQYEDLRQLCSDPRARAAVLADMDSIGKEAQLRGFEFVKAVTLVAESFTLENGLLTPTFKVKRPQAKAYFAKEITDMYAQLLDAESARPKL, from the exons ATGACTTATGGAGAAGCTGGCACAAGCAGGACTGCAATAGGTTCTGGCCTTATTTGTCATGGAATACCTAAA GGCGCACGTGTTGGTCTGTATTTTATAAATAGACCTGAGTGGACCATAGTTGACAATGCTTGTTCTGCGTATTCATATGTTTCTGTGCCACTATATGATACTCTTG GTCCAGATGCAGTTCAGTTCATTGTGAATCATGCATCAGTAGAGGCTATCTTCTGTGTTCCACAAACACTAAGCACT CTATTAAGCTTTATAACTCAAATGCCTTGTGTGCGCCTTATCGTG GTAGTTGGTGGAATCGATGAGAATATGCCATCTTCACCTGCAGCTGCTGGAATGGAAATTATAACCTATTCCATGCTACACAGACAG GGACATATGAGTCCTCAACCCTTTCGGCCTCCAAAACCTGAAGATGTTGCCACTATCTGCTACACTAGTGGCACTACTGGCACACCAAAG GGAGCTGTTCTTTCTCATGCGAATTTCATTGCAAATGTAGCAGGCCAGGACTTGGGCGTTAAGTTTTACCCCTCGGACGT GTACATTTCATATCTACCTTTGGCACACATCTATGAGAGAACTAACCAAATATGGCTCCTTCATCGCGGTGTTGCCATTGGGTTCTACCAAGGG GATAATTTGAAGCTGATGGATGATCTTAATACTCTGAAACCAACAATATTTGCGAGTGTTCCCCGGTTATATAACAAAATTTATGCTGC AATTACAAATGCTGTGAAGGAGTCTGGTGGGTTGAAAGAACGATTATTTCATGCTGCATATAATGCTAAGAGGCAAGCTATTATTAATG GACGGAATCCATCCCCAGTGTGGGATAAGTTGGTATTTAACAAAATAAAAGCTAGGCTGGGTGGACGAGTAAGAGTTATGTCTTCAGGTGCTTCTCCATTGTCGCCAGATGTAATGGAATTCCTCAGAAT ATGCTTTGGTGGTGATATTCTTGAAGGCTACGGAATGACAGAAACATCTTGCGTCATTACTTTAATGGATGTTGGTGATATATCAATTGGTCATGTTGGATCTCCCAATCCTGCTTGTG AGGTTAAACTTGTGGACGTCCCTGAAATGAATTACACATCTGAGGATCAACCATACCCTCGTGGAGAAATATGTGCCCGGGGACCTATAATATTCCAGGGTTACTATAAAGATGAAGTTCAAAC CAGAGAGGTCATTGATGAGGATGGTTGGTTGCATACTGGGGACATAGGTTTGTGGCTGCCTGGAGGGCTCCTAAAGATTATAGACAG GAAAAAGAATATTTTCaagttagctcaaggagaatacatagCTCCGGAGAAGATCGAGAATGTTTATGCTAAGTGCAAGTTCATTGCCCAGTGCTTTGTATATG GTGATAGCTTTAATTCTTGCCTAGTTGCCGTTGTAGCTGTTGAGCCAGAGGTGTTGAAGAGTTGGGCTGCATTAGAAGGAATCCAG TATGAGGATTTAAGACAGCTCTGTTCTGATCCTAGAGCAAGAGCTGCTGTGCTGGCTGACATGGATTCTATTGGGAAGGAAGCACAG CTAAGAGGTTTTGAGTTTGTCAAAGCTGTTACTCTTGTTGCTGAATCATTTACACTAGAAAATGGCCTCCTCACCCCAACATTCAAG GTCAAAAGACCGCAAGCAAAGGCGTATTTTGCAAAAGAAATCACAGATATGTATGCACAACTGCTTGATGCAGAGTCGGCCAGGCCCAAGTTGTAA